The genomic DNA AGTATTTGGACCGGTGAACCGCTTTATGAGGGTAGCTCAGAAAGGATCGAAATTAATAAAGAAAATCTTGATTTGTTAGCGCATGCTTTAAAGAACAATGTTAAACCTCGTTTGGAGCGTGCCGATACTTATTTAACAAATTCAATTGCGATTGTCGAAGATGAAGGAGAGAAATTTTCTACTCGAATAGACGAGCTAAAAAATAGTTTTCTTGAATTCTTTCAAACTGTTGGCGGAAATCCAATTTCAAACGGGCTTTCTTTAATTGGGGACTTTTTTCATTCGAAAATCAATCGACTTATTTTCCTTCTCAACGATGTAGAAAGAAAAGCTCTATCATTAAATATCATTTTAAACTCAAGCCCTGTAGAGTTAGTAGAATACATTTTAAAAATTGATCTAAGCGTTGAAAGTGTGATCGGTGAAGCAAGGGGTTTTTTATATCGAATCAAGGCTTTAATTGATGAATTTTTAGCTTGCGTTTACCATATTCAACATGAAAAAATCCCTGCTTTGTTTGAAGGCGGAAAAGATATGTTCGTTGATGCGATTGTCGGAGAATTACACGCACACTTTGACATTATTAATCTAAATAAAGAAAAGGTTGTTCAGCAATTAACTGATTTTGCAACTCTAGTAGCAAAAGTGGCAGAAGCTTTTGAGAAGCGTGATGAAAGCTTAGCACAAGCGATTAAAAATAATCAAGGAATTGATGATGTCACTTTAGACATTCAACCAAGCTTATACTGCATTCAAGAATCACCTTACATGGAAGAAAAAATGAACATAAAAGAGATTCATTTAGAGTTAGCCTTTACTAACTTTACTCACAATACTGAAACGTTGCTTACGCCAATACTTACTGCGTTACAAACAGTATTAGACTTTTTAGCAACTACAATCGAAACAATCGCTTTTACAATTAAGCAAGTTCCAAATATGCTCACTCTTCCCCCTGGGGTAGGAAAGGTGTTAAAACTTTTTGGGGATTTTAGAGAAAAAGTGAGAACAACGGTTGATGAAATTTCAGGGCTTTTGCAGGAGATGGCCGCAACAGTTGAAGGTGTTTCACAAGGGATTAACGCTTTGGTTGTCAATTATCCTCAGTTTTTAAGTAATTTCAGACAATATTTTGATACCGCTTTATTTGGAATTTCAAAATATTTCAATGTCCATCTTTATAATTTAGCAGCAATTGCTATTCTTGAAGAAATGGAACTTCTTTTTAATGATATTATTTATCAATTATCTAACCATAAGGCGAAGGCGATCGATGCGTTATGTGAGATGTCAAAAAGCGTTTCAAAAAACATCAAGCTCCTTAACGAGCAAGTCGACCGTGTGAAAATAATCTAAAGTTAGATGAACTTCTCGTAAGACAACATGGAACATCTACTTAACATTCTCCGCTAGCTTCCAACATGAATCCCATCAAAGATTAGTTAGCATTAAAGGTTAAAAAATGGAAAGGGGAAATCTCTAGCTGAAAAAACACCTGAATGAAATATCCCCATTCTAAAAAATTTATGCACCTGGCGGAATCGAACTATCTTCGTAGCGAACCTCTAAGTTTACAAATTTATTATACTCTTTCACAAATGCAAGCTGAACCGTTCCGACTGGACCGTTACGCTGTTTAGCGATAATAATCTCGATAATATTTTTGTTTTCCGATTCTTTATCGTAATAGTCATCACGATATAAAAATGCAACAATGTCCGCATCTTGCTCAATACTTCCTGATTCACGAATATCAGACATCATAGGACGCTTATCCTGACGTTGTTCAACACCACGAGACAATTGGGAAAGGGCAATGACTGGAATTTCCAATTCACGAGCTAACGCCTTTAAAGATCTGGAAATTTCCGATACTTCTTGTTGACGATTTTCTTTCATTCGACCGCTGCCTTGGATAAGCTGCAAGTAGTCAATTAAAATCATTCCAAGTCCATGCTCTTGCTTTAACCGCCGACATTTAGAACGAATCTCACTAATTCGGATTCCAGGTGTATCATCAATAAAAATGCCGGCATTTGATAGACTTCCCATTGCCATTGTAAGCTTTCGCCAATCTTCATCCGTTAATGAACCAGTCCGAAGATTTTGCGCATTAATATTTCCTTCTGCACAAAGCATTCTCATGACAAGCTGTTCTGCTCCCATCTCCAAGCTGAAGATGGCGACATTTTCATCTGTTTTAGTGGCGACGTTTTGGGCAATATTTAAAGCAAAGGCTGTTTTCCCTACAGAAGGACGGGCGGCAACAATAATTAAATCATTTCGTTGAAAACCAGCCGTCATACGATCAAGCTCTGTAAAGCCTGTTGCAATACCGGTTACCTCACCTTTACGATTATGAAGTAGCTCAATATTATCATATGTTCGTACAAGAACATCTTTTATACTATGAAAAGAGCCGGCATTTTTCCGTTGGGCTACTTCCATAATTCTTTTTTCTGCTTCGCTTAATAGTTCATCGACTTCATCTTCTCTTGCATATCCATCTTGAACGATTTCTGTTGCAGTTCTAATAAGCCGGCGCAGCAGTGCTTTTTCTTCAACAATCTGGGCATAATATTCAATATTAGCCGCAGTTGGAACTGACCCAGCAAGCTCGCTCAAATAACTGACACCGCCTATGTCCTCAAGTAGCTGGGCAGCAGCTAATTCTTCTGTAACTGTTATTAAATCAACCGCTTTCCCCTCATCAGAAAGCTTAAGCATCGCATGAAAGATTTTCTGGTGACTGTTACGGTAAAAATCCTCAGGTATTAATACTTCCGAGGCGAGCACTAACGAAGACGGTTCTAAAAAAACAGCCCCAAGAACAGCCTGCTCCGCCTCGATATTTTGAGGCGGAAGGCGATCAGCCAATATATCACTCATTCATCATGACCTCCCTTTACAAGAGGAATAAGGCTCATCAAAGAAAAAAATGATCAGTATGACACCGATCATATGTTCAACGCTTTTCATCTTAAATCTACTAGTCTTCCAAATATCCTGAATCGTTATAAATCTATTTTACCATGTCTCTTTTATAGTTTAATTGGAAATTTTAGTTTGCTGCTTTTACGTGTACAGTTAGCGTTGCTGATACTTCAGGATGAAGCTTAATCGGAACCTTTGTGTAACCTAATGAACGAATGGCATCACTTAATTCTATTTTTCGTTTATCAATTTTTATTTGATGTTTTTTTTGCAGCTCATCAGCAATTTGCTTACTTGTAATTGAACCGAATAAACGGCCGCCTTCCCCTGATTTGGCAAAAAGCTCAACTGTCAGCTTTTCTAAAGCTTCTTTTTGTTTTTTAGCTTCCTTAAGCACTTCCTCTGCAAGCTGTTGTTCTTTTTTCTTTTTCGCATTAAGAGTACTCAAATTGCCCGGAGTTGCTTCAACGGCTAATCCGTTTTTCAATAAATAGTTGTGCGCATATCCGTCAGCAACATTTTTTACTTCGCCTTTCTTCCCTTTTCCTTTAACATCCTTTAAAAAAATGACTTTCATTCTTTCGTTCCCCCTTCTAAATATTCATCTATTTCAGCTTTTAAGCGCTGTTCTGCCTCTTCAATTGTAATTCCTGATAATTGTGTCGCAGCATTTGTTAGATGGCCGCCGCCATCCATATTCTCCATAATTACTTGGACATTGATTTCTCCAAGCGAACGAGCACTTATTCCGATTCGGTTATCTAATCGTTTTGAAATAACAAATGAAGCATTAATCCCGTCAATTGATAACAGCGTATCTGCTACTTGAGCAATGAGCACTTGACTATACGTCTCATCTTGATCTCCTTTTGCAATTGCTATTCCATCGTGATAAAACGTGACGGTCTCAATAATTTTCGCTCGCTTAATATACGTTTCAATATCCTCTTTTAAAAACTTCTGTACTAACACCGTGTCTGCCCCCCGTGATCGCAAATAAGAAGCAGCATCAAAAGTACGAGATCCAGTCCGTAATGTAAAGCTTTTTGTATCAACAATGATTCCAGCTAATAACGCAGTCGCTTCTAAACGGTTAATCTTGCCCCGTTTTGGCTGATATTCAA from Bacillus aquiflavi includes the following:
- a CDS encoding SA1320 family protein, which produces MVTAKRAATDDKDLVELAGYHAYREFKEQSIIPVNGKRFIVMDTEYNHPTGLDALTVQNIESGEFTVVYVGTDIHAENGKQDLITDIQLLSDLTPEQIKEARKYFNEMDEKYGISSICGNSLGGGLTNSVAIEHPDVKAVTLNPAILPDKMVDPNKDYSNMTNYFSLYDVLTRAETALQMHDRIPGKQFTIKNGIPILTKEKIGTNHTGFLRNKDKTQYYPIGDEEEPGNGNIYIDADEHIVLSIWTGEPLYEGSSERIEINKENLDLLAHALKNNVKPRLERADTYLTNSIAIVEDEGEKFSTRIDELKNSFLEFFQTVGGNPISNGLSLIGDFFHSKINRLIFLLNDVERKALSLNIILNSSPVELVEYILKIDLSVESVIGEARGFLYRIKALIDEFLACVYHIQHEKIPALFEGGKDMFVDAIVGELHAHFDIINLNKEKVVQQLTDFATLVAKVAEAFEKRDESLAQAIKNNQGIDDVTLDIQPSLYCIQESPYMEEKMNIKEIHLELAFTNFTHNTETLLTPILTALQTVLDFLATTIETIAFTIKQVPNMLTLPPGVGKVLKLFGDFREKVRTTVDEISGLLQEMAATVEGVSQGINALVVNYPQFLSNFRQYFDTALFGISKYFNVHLYNLAAIAILEEMELLFNDIIYQLSNHKAKAIDALCEMSKSVSKNIKLLNEQVDRVKII
- the dnaB gene encoding replicative DNA helicase — encoded protein: MSDILADRLPPQNIEAEQAVLGAVFLEPSSLVLASEVLIPEDFYRNSHQKIFHAMLKLSDEGKAVDLITVTEELAAAQLLEDIGGVSYLSELAGSVPTAANIEYYAQIVEEKALLRRLIRTATEIVQDGYAREDEVDELLSEAEKRIMEVAQRKNAGSFHSIKDVLVRTYDNIELLHNRKGEVTGIATGFTELDRMTAGFQRNDLIIVAARPSVGKTAFALNIAQNVATKTDENVAIFSLEMGAEQLVMRMLCAEGNINAQNLRTGSLTDEDWRKLTMAMGSLSNAGIFIDDTPGIRISEIRSKCRRLKQEHGLGMILIDYLQLIQGSGRMKENRQQEVSEISRSLKALARELEIPVIALSQLSRGVEQRQDKRPMMSDIRESGSIEQDADIVAFLYRDDYYDKESENKNIIEIIIAKQRNGPVGTVQLAFVKEYNKFVNLEVRYEDSSIPPGA
- the rplI gene encoding 50S ribosomal protein L9; amino-acid sequence: MKVIFLKDVKGKGKKGEVKNVADGYAHNYLLKNGLAVEATPGNLSTLNAKKKKEQQLAEEVLKEAKKQKEALEKLTVELFAKSGEGGRLFGSITSKQIADELQKKHQIKIDKRKIELSDAIRSLGYTKVPIKLHPEVSATLTVHVKAAN